A genome region from Glycine max cultivar Williams 82 chromosome 5, Glycine_max_v4.0, whole genome shotgun sequence includes the following:
- the LOC121174841 gene encoding protein MAINTENANCE OF MERISTEMS-like — translation MLDDVAALLHLPIVDALHDFQPLRTDEAVLLLVELFMVSPEVAMAKTGQCDGPYVCLQWLRDIYQCRCQTRHWTAAARAYLLHLLSCTLFANKSTTYVHVLNDASLNTNRQLVGYITLLQCWIYKHFLSVVECNADPDYDEVSPRACRWIATKKTMKKVSTAMYRQCLDRLQIPHVCWMPYSKHRPVQDFHMISCFSGQVRWGPIVVKYRLKRVMRQFGYIQCIPAHPVHPWVSYDDVDDTWTHYSDHLATADDPCVVPGQCVPDYIDWFFRISHPFMTTTQPLDPPADAPQVPKSDIPQVQSQISLRSRMIQSGLMSTSPDMQWRLAMRSPRDWSVTLALG, via the exons ATGCTGGACGATGTCGCGGCTCTTCTCCATCTGCCGATTGTGGATGCATTACATGACTTCCAGCCTCTACGCACCGACGAGGCGGTGCTGCTCTTGGTTGAGTTATTTATGGTCTCACCAGAGGTGGCCATGGCCAAGACAGGCCAATGTGACGGACCATACGTGTGCCTGCAGTGGCTGCGAGACATATACCAGTGCAGATGTCAGACGCGGCACTGGACAGCTGCCGCTCGTGCTTATCTTTTGCATCTTTTGAGTTGCACTCTCTTTGCTAATAAGAGTACAACCTATGTTCATGTT CTTAATGATGCCAGTCTCAACACCAACCGACAGCTTGTTGGTTACATCACCTTGTTACAG TGTTGGATATACAAGCACTTTCTGTCAGTTGTGGAGTGCAATGCTGATCCAGACTACGACGAGGTGTCACCACGTGCGTGTCGGTGGATTGCGACAAAGAAGACTATGAAGAAGGTGTCCACAGCGATGTACAGGCAGTGCCTGGATCGTCTGCAGATCCCACATGTATGTTGGATGCCATATTCAAAGCACCGACCTGTGCAGGACTTTCATATGATTTCGTGCTTCTCTGGACAGGTCCGCTGGGGGCCTATTGTTGTCAAATACAGACTGAAGAGGGTTATGCGCCAGTTTGGCTACATCCAGTGCATTCCTGCACACCCTGTCCATCCATGGGTGTCATATGATGACGTAGACGATACGTGGACACACTACTCAGACCATTTGGCGACAGCAGATGATCCATGTGTTGTGCCAGGTCAGTGTGTGCCAGACTACATTGACTGGTTCTTTCGTATTTCTCATCCATTCATGACCACGACACAACCATTAGATCCTCCAGCAGATGCACCTCAGGTCCCAAAGTCAGATATCCCTCAGGTCCAGAGTCAGATATCCCTCAGGTCTCGGATGATCCAGTCAGGTCTGATGTCGACGAGCccagacatgcagtg GAGGCTTGCGATGCGATCGCCGAGAGATTGGAGCGTCACCTTAGCCTTGGGGTAG